The genomic window ACGTGTACCACTCCCTGATGAGCGATTTAATACTGTGATTTTTAAATCCTTGCCGCCCAATTCTTTCCAATTTGTAATTTCTCCAGTAAAAATTTTACCCAAATTTTCTAAACTGATATCTTTTATTCCTACTTCTGGTGTAACAATTGGAGTGATTCCAACGACTGCTACGCGGTGATCTACTAATTTCGACACATCTATTTCACTTTTTTCTTCTGCAAAAATGTCGGAATTGCCTATATCTACAGCATCAGCAGCTATTTGTCCTAGCCCTGTACCACTTCCTCCGCCTTGTACATTGATAAATTTACCAAAATTTTCAGATCCATATTGCTCGCCTGCCACTTCGACTAGTGGTTGTAAGGCAGAAGAACCTACAGCAGTAATGGACTCTTCACCTTCGAGCGGGCTACAAGCTGATAATAAAATAGCTGAAATGAACACAATTACTAGTTTGTCGTACCGATTAAATTTCATGATTTGCCTCCTAGGTAATAATATAATCCCTACATCTACTCATCATAACTTATTTTTGTAAAAGTTTGCCAGTTTAATTGTAAATTTTATGTAAATAAAGGCTCGAATCTGATTTTATCTTAGCGCTTTTATTTTTAAAGCACAAAGATAAGACTATTTAACTAAATAGTTCCTTTAATTTTTATTATTTTTTGATAATAAAAAACCTGCTTATTGCTTGAGAAGGACTACTCACTCAAGTAATAAAAAGGTTTTGGTTAACTAGGGCGTGTTTGAAAACTATTTTATTAAGAGAAAAATAGCAGCGACATAAATAAAGGCTAAGTACGACGTTGCGAGTTTATCGTAACAAGTCACAATGGGGCGGAAATTTTTCAACTTATTAAAAAAATACTCCATCAAATGACGCTCTTTATACAGCCATCAATCAACAGTCCAAGGTTTTCTCGTCTTTTTCTTTGGTGGAATGATGTAGATTGCGTCGTAATCACCAACATAAGTCCGAATAGCTAATGAGCCGTAAGCACGATCACCAATGATGTTACTGCCCTTTATCGTAACAGGATCAAGCACTCCAAGCGCGTGAACACTATCATGGAGATTGCCACCAGATAGTTGAAAATACAGCGGATTCCCTAAGCCATCAACGACAACATAGATTTTTATTGTGTGCTCACCACTGCTTTTACCAATGTGTTGCAAGATGCCAGAAATTAGCCCCCTTTTTTTGCACTAGCACTTTGTTGATGTGCTGTTACGACGGTTGAATCGATACCTAAATTTTCGTAATCGGCCTCACTATTCAAAGTTATAAAAAGAGTTTCTAGTAAATTCGTATCGCGTCATAAACAAAAGTGGCTATAAACTGTTTCCCAAGATCCGTAACATTCTCTTGGCAAGCCGCGCCATGTGGCCCCACTTCTAGCGATCCACAAAATAGAAATACAGCATCCTCATAGATATTCATATCATACTCTTCGACGATTGTTGCAACCAAGCCATCAATTTGTCGACACATATCCGTTTTCCCACAACCAATAAATACGTTCTTCACCTTGGTGAGATCAGTAACTTTCATGAGCACTCAACTCCGATAGGATAATACGAAAAGATTCTTCTTTAATCTCTTCTTATAGAAATAATTCTGTTCGGGAGAACTTAATACGAGCGACTAATATAGAGGGAGAAGCTTTTGGCTTGAAGAGTTGGGTAGTTGTAGCTTTTGAATTGTTTGCTAATATCACTGGGACAATGTCTTATTTTGCTTTCATTAATAAAACCTCCTGTAAAACTTAAATTGGTTTAAGTTTATCAAGAGGCTATGTATTTTCAAAGGTACCTTTCTATTAGGCGCTTACGTTCTTTCTTTGTGTAAAGTTTGTGTAGTACTTTGTAAAGGAGTTGAAAAGCTGTAGATACAAAAAAACTAAGAAGAAGTGATAAATCACTTTTCCTTAATTTTTTTTATAGATGACGTAGCGGGAATATTAGTGCGAAAGTGGTTCCTAAACCAACTTTACTTTCTACTGTGATTTTTCCATTAGAGTTTTCAACTAAATATTTCACAATAGATAATCCTAATCCCGTTCCGCCTGAATTACGACTTCTGCCTTTATCTACACGGTAAAAGCGTTCAAATATACGATTGATTTCATCTTCCGGAATACCCATTCCATTATCGCTAATAGTAATCATAGCCTTATTTTTGTTTTTTTTAACTGTTACATCTATGGTTCCACCAGGTTTAGTATAAATAACAGCATTATCAACTAGATTCGCTAGAATTTGTTTCAACCGATTTTTATCTCCTTCGATTTTAACACTGTCTTCTTCAAATAAATTCATCGTAATTTTTTTTTGTTCTGCTTTTTGGTTCATTAATTTAAATGTAGACAAAACTGCCTCTTTAACAACCACTTCTTCAAAAGAAATTGGCACTTGCCTTTGTTCCAGTTTAGATAATTCTAATATATCATTTACTAATAGATTTAATCGCGTACTTTCTTCCAACATAATTTCTAGAAACTGTTTCAAAATTACTTTATCTTCCATAGCTCCATCTAGCAAAGTTTCTGAAAATCCCTTTAACGCTGTGATTGGAGTTCTTAACTCATGAGAAGCATTAGTGACGAAATCGGTTCGAACTTTTTCTAAACGTCTTATTTCTGTAATGTCATACAACAATACGATGAGATTCATATCCTCTTTAGTCTTTCCTGCTATCGGAACAACGTTCGCATCAACTATTCGCTCACTAGGAAAATAAAAATAAATTTCTTTGTTTTGTATTTCTTTTTTCCGATAAGCTTTTTCAATTAAATAACTTAACCCATAGCTTTTTGTTGCTTCAGCATAGGATTTACCGATTAATTTGTTGCTATCCATATCAAAAATCTGGCACATTGCAGGATTAACTATCTGGATATTCCGATGTTCATCCAGCTGCATAACACCAATTACTAAATGATTAATCAATTCATTAATTCGTTCTTTATTTTGATCAATTTCTTGCATTTGATCGTCCAAACTCTCCGCTAATTCATTAATCGTTTGACCAAGTTTATTTATTTCGCCGTAACCATTTCCACTAAAGCGCACTTCATAATGGTTATCAGATAATTTCTTCGCTACATTCATTACTTCCTCAATCGGTTTAGCAATATATTTGGCTATTAAAAATGTAATCCCGGCAGTTAGCAATAACGCCAAAAAGATAAACATCACGATAGACTGCATAATTTGACCATTTAACTGGTTCACTTCTTCCGAAGGCTTAGCTAAACGAAGTACACCTATTAATTGCCCTGATTGACTTAAAACTGGCTGTGCAACATAGTAAAGTCTCTTTTTAGTACTTTCACTCGTGCGTGAATCCGTCCCTTGTGATTCTCCTTTTATAATAGCCTGTATTTCTTTACGGTTAGAATGGTTCTCTAGTGATACATAATTGTCTATTTTAGAATCGTAAATGACTGTTCCATTTAAATCGATTAATGTAATGCGTTGGTTCGTGTATTCTTTTACTTTTATAGCTTCTTCTTTTAAATCAGAAAAGGCAGCTTTATCTTTAGCTAGACCATCAAAATTACTTAACACAAGTTTAGATTGTTCTAATAAATCTTCTTGTTGGTTCTCATTAACATAATTTTGCATCAACTGGGTTGAAAAAAAAACGACACAACTTCCAAAGATAATAAATAAAACCATAAAAATAGCTAATACTTGCGTTTGCATCTTTTTCATCGTTTTGGAACCTCAAATTTATAACCAAATCCTCTTACTGTACGAATATAATTCGGTTTTTTAGTATCTAATTCTATTTTTTCTCTAATATGACTAATATGAGCATCTACAATTCTTGTCTCTCCTATATAATCAAAATTCCAAATAGCGTTTAACAATTGTTCACGACTTAAAACACGATTTAATCGTTTTGACATGTACAGTAACAATTCAAACTCTTTCGGGGTTAACTCAATCTCTTTTTCGCGAACAATTACTTTATATTGACTAGGAAAAATACAAATCTCTCCAATTATAATTTTCTCGTTGTTGTCTTCTTTTTCTTTGTTTTTACTCTTATCTATAGCTATCTCTGGTTGAATACGGCGCATGATAGCCTTCATTCTCGCTAACACTTCTCTTGGGCTAAATGGTTTTGTCATGTAGTCATCTGCGCCTAGTTCTAGCCCTATGATTTTATCTAGTTCATCATCTTTAGCTGTCAGAATCATAATGGGTGTATCATTTTTTTCTTGACGCAACTTTTTACAAACTTCCATACCATCCATTGAAGGCATCATTAAATCTAAAAGGATAAAATCATATTCGTTTGCTAAGGCTAAATTATATCCTATTAATCCATCTAACGCTGTCTGTACCTGATAACCCTCTTTTTCTAAATTAAAAGTCAATAGAGTTAATATCGATTGTTCATCATCAACGATTAAAACCTTCTTCATAATTTTCCTCCACCTAATAAGTACAAATTTTTAATCTTATTTTATCGGTTTATAGTAATACTACACCAATTTCATGTGGTGAGTCTGCATAAAGAGCCGTCTCAGTCAATCTTAACTCTCCATCTGGTCCCTTTACTTTTAAGTGACAATATACGCTATTTTTTGATAAAGCTTGATAAAAATCATCTTCTGTTTCTAATTTTTGATTATTACAAGAGACAATTGTATCTCCTACTAGTATCTTCATCTTTTCAGCTGGTGTATCAGGACGAACGGCAATCACTTTAACTCCATCGTTTGCAGCTCCAAATAAAAATGTCCAATTGTTTTCGCGGCGGCGATGGCGATATAAAACAAGGAAACCACCTAAGAGT from Carnobacterium iners includes these protein-coding regions:
- a CDS encoding phosphate ABC transporter substrate-binding protein PstS family protein, translated to MKFNRYDKLVIVFISAILLSACSPLEGEESITAVGSSALQPLVEVAGEQYGSENFGKFINVQGGGSGTGLGQIAADAVDIGNSDIFAEEKSEIDVSKLVDHRVAVVGITPIVTPEVGIKDISLENLGKIFTGEITNWKELGGKDLKITVLNRSSGSGTRVTFDHWVIPEGTKSIITQEQESSGTVRQIVASTPGTISYVAFSYVDDTVKTLSIDGVKPTDENVKKNNWIIWSYGHMYTNGEPTGLTKDFLEYILSDEVQDTLIGALGYIPTNKMEFERDAKGNTTEVLKETKQESD
- a CDS encoding transposase, coding for MQHIGKSSGEHTIKIYVVVDGLGNPLYFQLSGGNLHDSVHALGVLDPVTIKGSNIIGDRAYGSLAIRTYVGDYDAIYIIPPKKKTRKPWTVD
- a CDS encoding transposase is translated as MWIARSGATWRGLPRECYGSWETVYSHFCL
- the pnpS gene encoding two-component system histidine kinase PnpS, with protein sequence MKKMQTQVLAIFMVLFIIFGSCVVFFSTQLMQNYVNENQQEDLLEQSKLVLSNFDGLAKDKAAFSDLKEEAIKVKEYTNQRITLIDLNGTVIYDSKIDNYVSLENHSNRKEIQAIIKGESQGTDSRTSESTKKRLYYVAQPVLSQSGQLIGVLRLAKPSEEVNQLNGQIMQSIVMFIFLALLLTAGITFLIAKYIAKPIEEVMNVAKKLSDNHYEVRFSGNGYGEINKLGQTINELAESLDDQMQEIDQNKERINELINHLVIGVMQLDEHRNIQIVNPAMCQIFDMDSNKLIGKSYAEATKSYGLSYLIEKAYRKKEIQNKEIYFYFPSERIVDANVVPIAGKTKEDMNLIVLLYDITEIRRLEKVRTDFVTNASHELRTPITALKGFSETLLDGAMEDKVILKQFLEIMLEESTRLNLLVNDILELSKLEQRQVPISFEEVVVKEAVLSTFKLMNQKAEQKKITMNLFEEDSVKIEGDKNRLKQILANLVDNAVIYTKPGGTIDVTVKKNKNKAMITISDNGMGIPEDEINRIFERFYRVDKGRSRNSGGTGLGLSIVKYLVENSNGKITVESKVGLGTTFALIFPLRHL